aatgaacagtgttggtggagtactgcgctccatgagtgcttttcttgtttcttcttgtGCTGTTGAGACTCAGGCTTTGGTTTTCACTCACACATGAATCCCACTGGAACCAGACTAAGGATCTCCAAACtcatgtgtttaaaatgtttatctcCACTCTTGATGAAGTCTGGACTCCTCATAGCGTCAGTGAGctggactcttcattctctctcagtcTCAGGAGACACTCTGCTGCCCAGTGATTGGCTCTCAGTCCCTACAGTCTGAAAAGAACCAACAACCTTTAACAGCCTCACATCTGAAAAAGGTCATAGGGTCCCTATGAGGGTGTAGCTCCTCTtcagagagagcagagagaccaTGAACCTCACCACAGGTTGGATGGATGTTCTATCCTTCACCAACACTTCAGTTGAAGGGACTCAgccatcagcagcaggaagactgGACTGACCTTACCCACAGACCAGAGGACATGAGGACACTGCTTATCAACAGTCATGATGACTGTCCTCACCTGCAGGGCTGCTGCTTCActccatcatttctgacagaccTGAAGTCTGTCATTGACGTCTGTCTGAAAGATTCTATTTGTAAAACAgtggaaactaaaacagaacctggaaccaagactgtacaggttcttacaggttctggttctatGATGCAGGTTCCAGGTCGTTAagttcctgtagtggaagaGGCCTCATTAAGAGAAACTAGAGCTAAAGGTCAGTAACAGAACTGATGTGAGtcatagaaatacagaaaacctcccacctcagctgttctgttcatcatgaataaaaacacattttaaatggtcatcagttgaacaggttgatgagtcctgacctgagagcttccagtttacagtgtggactctccagtccagcagaaagactctccactcctgaatcctgcaggttgttgttactcaggtccagctctgtcacactggaggactgggagctgaggactgaggacagagctccacagcttctctctgacagattacagccactcagtctgaagagacaaaaagcagattGTACCAatgaaacagcaggaaaattAAAAGTATCTTCAGTCTCCAAATACTTACAgaactttcttggaggctttgaccactggcagcagcctcagaagaacctcctctgaagcagagtatttcttcaggtcaaacacgtccagatgttcttctgatgacagtaagatgaagcccagagctgaccactgagcaggagacagtttatctgtggacagacgtcctgatctcagggactgttggacctcctccactagagaaacatccttcagttcattcagacagtggaacagattgatgcttctctctgcagacacgttctcactgatcttcttcttgatgtacttcactgttttctgattggtctgtgagagacttcctgtctgtgtcagcaggcctcgtaggagattctgattggtcgacagtgacagacccaggaggaagcgcaggaacaagtccaggtgtccgtttggactctgtaaggcctcgtccacagctctctggtagaaacGTGTTGGATCTATCTTCTGTCTGAACAGTTTAGACCAACgagatgttgtttgttgttgttcttccagcaggttgattccagagttgatgaaggtctgatggacatgaagagcagccagaaactcctgaacgctcagatggacgaagcagaacaccttgtcctggtacagccctctctcctctttaaagatctgtgtgaacactcctgagtacttTGAGGCTGCTCTcatatcgatgccacactctgtcaggtcggactcatagaagatcaggtttcctttctgcagctgctcaaaagccagttttcccagagactcaatcatcctcctgctgtctggactccagtgtggatctgtctcagctcctccatcatacttgaccttcatgactttggtctgaaccaccaggtggtggatgaacatctcagtcagggttctgggcagatctcctccctctctgcttctcagcagctcctccagaactgtagcagtgatccagcagaacactgggatgtggcacatgatgtggaggcttcgtgatgtcttcatgtgggagatgatgctgctggcctgctcctcatctctggatctcttcctgaagtactcctccttctgtgggtcggtgaaccctctgacctccgtcaccatgtccacacagtcaggagggatctgattggctgctgcaggtcgtgtggttatccagaggcgagcagagggaagcagattccccctgatcaggtttgtcagcagcacatccactgaggtggactctgtaacatcagtcaggacctcattgttgtggaagtccagaggaaggcgacactcatccagaccatcaaagatcaacacaacctggaagtcttcaaagctgcagattcctgctgctttggtttcactgaagaagtgatgaacaagttccaccaaactgaactttctctctttcagcacattcagctctctgaaagtcaatggaaacatgaagtggatgtcctggttgcttttgtcttcagcccagtccagagtcaacttctgtgttaacactgttttcccgatgccagccactccctgtgtcatcactgttctgattggtccatctcttccaggtgagcctctaaagatgtcttctgctctgaagcttctttctgctctgtctgctttcctggatgctgcttcaatctgtctgacctcatgttcatcattgacctctgcagtccctccctctgtgatgtacagctctgtgtagatctcattcaggagggtcttctgtcctgctttagcgatgccctcaaacactctctggaacttcttcttcagagaaCATTTAAGTTTACGTCCACAAACTGGAGCAacaagttctgaatgaaaacacaagaaagaaagagtgaagtagaagtaacctggatattaaagcaccaaagtagcaataaagtgaaggtgacagtttgtcACCGTAAAGAAtgattgtgtgaagatattctgagactttagtaaatgttctgttgatcagcagcttcagtctttacacaaatcctcttactgctctgcagacagtcagccagcttctcctgcttcatcctcctcaggaacaacactgtgatctgctcaaacatctctctgctgctcctctcatcttcatcatcaccctccaactcctcctcatcctccctctgactctctgagcattctgggtaatctggactcacaaccttctgcatcttcttcagctccttcttcacaaaagtcaccatgttgtcctccagcagctggaacagagaaatgtgtcaatgagtccatcagagtcaaatcatggagccaaacatcagatccatgttggacacactgacagtccactggtctacaaagagcagcatggagacgcctgaacacaacagatggagaacaacttgttgtccatgaactcaccatgaatatggagtccaggtgatgctgctggacagactgagctctgggaacctctgagttctgctgctccactctgtggatcaacatcaacagttagaCCTAATTACGTCtgtccacacagagacaaacatcaGCTACGATGCCATCAACGTCTTTAGGAGACACTGAAAATGGAACCAGTTATCTCCACATTTAAACCTCATCATGTCTCCCCTCGCTGTGACGTGGACGTtcacaagagacacaaacactttGGATTTCAGACCAGGTCGGACAACACGTCGTACAAACTGGTTCTGTTCTACAAAAAGTGACTCTTTCTGTCAGTTCCAGCTTACATCTGATCAGTAGACGGATGGACGTCTTTGAAGTTAATTAAATCATCCTTTGACCAGTCACTCTTGAAGGACAGACAGCTGGGTT
This region of Acanthochromis polyacanthus isolate Apoly-LR-REF ecotype Palm Island chromosome 4, KAUST_Apoly_ChrSc, whole genome shotgun sequence genomic DNA includes:
- the LOC127533722 gene encoding NACHT, LRR and PYD domains-containing protein 12-like isoform X2; translated protein: MDECEDREEGVPPSKSSLCGEQENQSKAQRVEQQNSEVPRAQSVQQHHLDSIFMLLEDNMVTFVKKELKKMQKVVSPDYPECSESQREDEEELEGDDEDERSSREMFEQITVLFLRRMKQEKLADCLQSKLVAPVCGRKLKCSLKKKFQRVFEGIAKAGQKTLLNEIYTELYITEGGTAEVNDEHEVRQIEAASRKADRAERSFRAEDIFRGSPGRDGPIRTVMTQGVAGIGKTVLTQKLTLDWAEDKSNQDIHFMFPLTFRELNVLKERKFSLVELVHHFFSETKAAGICSFEDFQVVLIFDGLDECRLPLDFHNNEVLTDVTESTSVDVLLTNLIRGNLLPSARLWITTRPAAANQIPPDCVDMVTEVRGFTDPQKEEYFRKRSRDEEQASSIISHMKTSRSLHIMCHIPVFCWITATVLEELLRSREGGDLPRTLTEMFIHHLVVQTKVMKVKYDGGAETDPHWSPDSRRMIESLGKLAFEQLQKGNLIFYESDLTECGIDMRAASKYSGVFTQIFKEERGLYQDKVFCFVHLSVQEFLAALHVHQTFINSGINLLEEQQQTTSRWSKLFRQKIDPTRFYQRAVDEALQSPNGHLDLFLRFLLGLSLSTNQNLLRGLLTQTGSLSQTNQKTVKYIKKKISENVSAERSINLFHCLNELKDVSLVEEVQQSLRSGRLSTDKLSPAQWSALGFILLSSEEHLDVFDLKKYSASEEVLLRLLPVVKASKKVLLSGCNLSERSCGALSSVLSSQSSSVTELDLSNNNLQDSGVESLSAGLESPHCKLEALRLSGCNLSERSCGALSSVLSSQSSSVTELDLTNNNLQDSGVESLSAGLESPHCKLEALRLSGCNLSERSCGALSSVLSSQSSSVTELDLTNNNLQDSGVESLSAGLESPHCKLEALRLSGCNLSERSCGALSSVLSSQSSSVTELDLTNNNLQDSGVESLSAGLESPHCKLEALRLSGCNLSERSCGALSSVLSSQSSSVTELDLTNNNLQDSGVESLSAGLESPHCKLEALRLSGCNLSERSCGALSSVLSSQSSSVTELDLTNNNLQDSGVESLSAGLESPHCKLEALRLSGCNLSERSCGALSSVLSSQSSSVTELDLTNNNLQDSGVESLSAGLESPHCKLEALRLSGCLVTEEGCASLASALSFKTSNLRELDLSYNHPGDSGEKMLRAKVEDPHCRLETLRVTPAGVRWLTPGLRKYSCQLTVDTNTVNRNLKLSDNNRKVTLVEEDQWYPDHPDRFDWWPQLLCGTGLTGRCYWEVEWRGWVKISVSYRGIRRKGDRDDCRFGFNDQSWSLICSDDGYSVIHNNSKTSISSSSVSHRVSVYVDVPAGTLSFYRVSSDSLILLHTFNTTFTQPLYPGFGFWFRSGSSSVFLC
- the LOC127533722 gene encoding NACHT, LRR and PYD domains-containing protein 12-like isoform X3, which gives rise to MDECEDREEGVPPSKSSLCGEQENQSKAQRNPPGPGPGPGPGPGPGPGPASSCVSMNSDWSMNHPLYFRRSADGRIQQQRPDCPEPSCLSFKSDWSKDDLINFKDVHPSTDQIVEQQNSEVPRAQSVQQHHLDSIFMLLEDNMVTFVKKELKKMQKVVSPDYPECSESQREDEEELEGDDEDERSSREMFEQITVLFLRRMKQEKLADCLQSKLVAPVCGRKLKCSLKKKFQRVFEGIAKAGQKTLLNEIYTELYITEGGTAEVNDEHEVRQIEAASRKADRAERSFRAEDIFRGSPGRDGPIRTVMTQGVAGIGKTVLTQKLTLDWAEDKSNQDIHFMFPLTFRELNVLKERKFSLVELVHHFFSETKAAGICSFEDFQVVLIFDGLDECRLPLDFHNNEVLTDVTESTSVDVLLTNLIRGNLLPSARLWITTRPAAANQIPPDCVDMVTEVRGFTDPQKEEYFRKRSRDEEQASSIISHMKTSRSLHIMCHIPVFCWITATVLEELLRSREGGDLPRTLTEMFIHHLVVQTKVMKVKYDGGAETDPHWSPDSRRMIESLGKLAFEQLQKGNLIFYESDLTECGIDMRAASKYSGVFTQIFKEERGLYQDKVFCFVHLSVQEFLAALHVHQTFINSGINLLEEQQQTTSRWSKLFRQKIDPTRFYQRAVDEALQSPNGHLDLFLRFLLGLSLSTNQNLLRGLLTQTGSLSQTNQKTVKYIKKKISENVSAERSINLFHCLNELKDVSLVEEVQQSLRSGRLSTDKLSPAQWSALGFILLSSEEHLDVFDLKKYSASEEVLLRLLPVVKASKKVLLSGCNLSERSCGALSSVLSSQSSSVTELDLSNNNLQDSGVESLSAGLESPHCKLEALRLSGCNLSERSCGALSSVLSSQSSSVTELDLTNNNLQDSGVESLSAGLESPHCKLEALRLSGCNLSERSCGALSSVLSSQSSSVTELDLTNNNLQDSGVESLSAGLESPHCKLEALRLSGCNLSERSCGALSSVLSSQSSSVTELDLTNNNLQDSGVESLSAGLESPHCKLEALRLSGCNLSERSCGALSSVLSSQSSSVTELDLTNNNLQDSGVESLSAGLESPHCKLEALRLSGCNLSERSCGALSSVLSSQSSSVTELDLTNNNLQDSGVESLSAGLESPHCKLEALRLSGCNLSERSCGALSSVLSSQSSSVTELDLTNNNLQDSGVESLSAGLESPHCKLEALRLSGCLVTEEGCASLASALSFKTSNLRELDLSYNHPGDSGEKMLRAKVEDPHCRLETLRVTPAGVRWLTPGLRKYSCQLTVDTNTVNRNLKLSDNNRKVTLVEEDQWYPDHPDSLKRPSFCLHHWSGSPFLLSITGSWRYRWSSSSTSYWPAGHQCGLPAEN